The following coding sequences are from one Nicotiana tomentosiformis chromosome 3, ASM39032v3, whole genome shotgun sequence window:
- the LOC138908083 gene encoding uncharacterized protein, whose product MEALFEVEVTTPFTVMVAPTPSYKSVSIPWDYIAEARRKGKGKMEEIGVVHGMTRTGKVYTLEHLGGTSKEVASKPPVVETGPDDLWRKVQAREYSIVDHLNKTPAQISILLLLQNSETHKNALMNELSETYVPTNITSGEMANMVGIIITYPDELVTMTCNETMQHKDSDSEDPEDDTIPEEIAREVENFENKPKSNLDETEEVNLGDSELNTGATNMRAMTTIFHDMIHKEIEVYVDDVIIKSKRSTDHIVDLRKFFNRLRRYNMKLNPTECAFRVPAGKLLGFIVSHRGIELDPSKVKAIQYLPPPKNKKDVMIFLGRLNYIRCFLAKSTVICEPIFKMLRKDAQTCWTEECQKAFDKIKEYLSKLPVLVPPELGRPLLLYVSMLNGAFGFVLGQHDEIGRKEMAIYYLSKKFTPYEARYSLLERTCCALTWISQKLRHYFCAYTTYLISRMDPLKYIFQKPMPTEVSFVGEDITEAYDGWRMFFDGAANFKGVEYEACILGLGLAIDMNVQELLVIGDSDLLVHQIEFKHVLRVQNEFADALATLSSMIQHPDKNFIDHVLIGIHKQPAYCAHVEEESDGNPWFHKIKEYLEKGEYPEHSIHTQKRTLRRLANHLFQSGGILYRRTHDLGLLWYVDANEASRLLEEIHVGTYGLHMNGFVLAKKILRAGYF is encoded by the exons ATGGAAGCACTGTTTGAAGTCGAGGTAactacacccttcactgtgatggtagcccctacaccatcttacaagtctgtatctataccatgggattatattgcggaagcaaggagaaaaggaaaaggaaaaatggAGGAAATAGGTGTGGTGCATggcatgactagaactggcaAAGTCTATACACTTGAGCacctgggaggaacaagcaaagaagttgcATCTAAGCCGCCTGTTGTTGAGACTGGCCCtgatgacctttggagaaaggtacaagcaagggaatactctattgtcgatcatctgaacaaaactcccgctcagatatccatcttgttactgctgcaaaactccgagacgcacaagaatgccttgatgaatgAGCTAAGCGAAACTTATGTACccaccaacatcactagtggggagatggccaacatggtcgG cattattattacctatcccgatgaacttgtgactatgacatgtaatgagacaatgcaacataaggatagtgattcagaggacCCGGAAGATGATACGATACCTGAGGAAATCgccagagaagtggaaaattttgaaaacaagccaaAGTCCAATTTGGACGAAACTGAAgaagttaacttaggggattccgaaCTG AACACCGGAGCCACcaacatgagagccatgacaactattttccacgacatgatacacaaagagatagaagtgtacgtggatgacgttatcatcaaatccaaaaggagtACGGATCACATAGTGGATCTGAGGAAATTCTTCAATCGGCTTCGAAGGTATAATATGAAACTAAATCCTACAGAGTGTGCATTCAGAGTCCCTGCCGGAAaattgttaggattcatcgtcagtcatagaggaattgagttagacccatcaaaagTCAAAGCAATCCAATACTTGCCACCtccgaagaataagaaagatgtgatgatcTTTTTAGGGCGTCTTAATTATATCCGTTGCTTCTTAGCAAAATCAACAGTGATTtgtgagccgatcttcaaaatgctgaggaaagatgctcAAACatgttggactgaagaatgccagaaagccttcgataaaatcaaggagtatttatccaaACTGCCCGTTCTGGTCCCACCAGAGCTAGGAAGACCATTGTTGCTATATGTGTCTATGCTAAATGGAGCTTTCGGTTTTgttttgggacaacatgatgaaattgGAAGAAAGGAGAtggcaatatattatttgagcaagaaattcacaccctacgaagcccggtactctttgctggaacgcacctgctgtgctttgacatggatatctcagaagttgaggcattatttctgtgcatacactacatatctcatatcgaggATGGATCCACTGAAATATATATTTCAGAAGCCCATGCCTacag AGGTGTCGTTCGTGGGAGAAGATATCACTgaagcatatgatggttggagaatgttcttcgacggagcagcaaacttcaaaggagtag aatatgaggcttgcatcttgggactcgggttggccattgacatgaatgttcaggagCTGTTGGTAATTGGAGATTCCGATCTGTTGGTGCATCAG atagaattcaaacatgttctgaGAGTccaaaatgagttcgcagatgcattggccactctatcttccatgatacaacacccagacaagaacttCATCGATCATGTCCTAATAGGAATTCATAaacagccagcttattgtgctcatgttgaagaagagagcGATGGAAATCCGTGGTTCCACAAAATCAAGGAATATTTGGAAAAAGGAGAATATCCAGAGCACTCTATCCATACTCAGAAGCGCACGCTTCGAAGATTAGCCAACCATCtctttcaaagcggaggaattctgtatagaagaacTCATGACTTGGGATTATTATGGTATGTCGATGCCAATGAAGCTTCCAGATTACTCGAGGAAATACATGTCGGAACTTACGGACTGCACATGAATGGCTTCGTCTtagccaagaaaatactaagagcTGGTTATTTctag